The window cccttaacgttttaggtcaggagcaattttacccctaacgtctaaaatagtataattttacccctaatattggaaaccaagagcaattttacccctaacgttaataaattggatcaatttgagaaataattcatcaaactgtcttctcggtcatgaatcttgttatctacacttcatacgtgtgtcattttatcagtaacaaatcacaaacattcgttgggatgtgaaaaaaaataaaaaaataaaaaatataatgtctttttgtacggattagataaaaaaattcaaaaaatccaccgaatttatgaatattaatctcaaattctattattaaattataaaacacatgaaatccttttttagaacgaattattatgcaattggtgtagaataatgaacaaaaatatctgtgttttataatagtgtttgaaattgacccaatttatcaacgttaggggtaaaattgctcttggcttccaacgttaggggtaaaattggaccattttaaacgttaagggtaaaattgctcatgatccataacgttaggggtatttttacaccttaacccaaaaatcTAAGTAccattattcaaaaaaaaaaaatctaaataccACGTGGCATCTAAAGAACATTCATGTGTCATATATTACACACGTGTCAACATTGCTTTATCCAATAAATAACcgatataaaaaaattcatgtaagtgaaaaagaaaacaaaaaaaaaaaatggagagtgatagagagaaaaaagagaggGAAGGAACGCTTAATCAGCCGCCGCAGATGTCGCCGATGGAGCCGGTGACCCACGGCGCTTACGGCGGCGGAATGTATGCATACGAGCCTCATCAAGATCGGAACCAACCGCAAAATCAAACCAAGAAACCAGCTAGTGAAACCCAAAGTGCTGATGGGCCTGTTGATGGGCCTGCCGCCGAGCCCAAACATAAAGCCCCGCCTTCAACTGGTGATCGTGACGTTGATATCACCGGCCAATCTTACATTCAGTGATTAATGTTTATGTATTTtgtgatgttttagttttattattttcttttctaagttctaACTAATAACTTTTTCTTTTATGGAATTTTCGTCGTTTGTCTGTTTGTCTTTTGTTCTTAATGTTGAAATTATAATTAACTtgtttttttctcaatttaatgttttactAAGGAGTAATGTTtagtaaattaaaaaataattagtttagtagtttatttattttagtggGCGACTATATACCGCACTAAAATTCCGGTTCACCGTCCTGTATTGACCTTTTTACCCTTCTCATTATTTCaaatataagttttgaaaattccaaatcctctcaacttattttccattctaaaaaaaaccgaCCAAAAACGAGATGGCACGAAGAGGAGGCATCGGCAAAGGATACATGGGTATTACGGTaagtatttccataaaaaaattatcaaaatcgtgAGTAATCGGGCCTAAATTCGGGATTAAAATCCCAGAATTTGGCCTAGGCGGGCGACACACTCCatctccacctacggtggaacgcatgaactatgcgttccaccgtaggtggagatGGAGCGTGTCGAGCGATCCACCCTATGGTGGATCGCACGGCGCACGCgctccaccgtaaggtggaatGCGCGGCGCATGCGCTCCACCATGGGGTGGGTCGCTCGTCGTACGCGTTCCACTTAAGGTGGAACGCGTACAACGGTGGAGCGCATGCGCCACCCGTTTGGCCTAAGGGCCAAACGTTTGCGGCGCACTGGTCGGCCCTAAGGCCGACTGGTGCGCCGCACCCGTTTGGACCATAGGGCAGGTGGTGTAAACCACCCGCCCAGGCCAAAAAGGggcaaattttgaattttttttttaaaaaattgcaCGGACCGGGCGTAGGCAGATCCGAACGTATAGagaaaaaaattatgttaaattgaatataccttataaataaataatattacaggaTCAGGAGGGAGCTGACCCTAGACGCACGTCTTCACGTCCTGTTACTGCATCTGCTCGGCGGGACCGGGAGGAGCAGCAGCGGTTCATGGCGGACGCCCGGAAGGCACATGCTGCACAGGCGGAGCGTGCTGAGGGACGGGATGAGGCGGCTGATATAGACATGGATGGGGATGCTTTTATGCATCGTCCTAGTGCTGATACTATCCCCATAGATCGTGGCGTTgtgacgaggggtcgagacggacgattttcttctaccgcagcatcttcttctggtaagagaaattaaaaaatgtgtttatttgtatttgtgttaatcgtgattattgaaaaatatactaaaaaattaatgtaaaccgtttgctgtaatttcaggtagcagcaagcgatcgaggagtgtagaggatgactggGTTGTGAAGGACCCCGTCCCCGGGGGTCCATTTGATGGTGCTGTGATCCCGAGCTTTTTGGGACATATTGCATGTGCTATATGGGCCGGTCAGGATAGGGGCGTccttaggtgtcataccagatcagGGTATTGCACGAAGCTGAGATTATGGTACAGTGGTTCTTCCCGGACGATTCAGTCGCATATCGAGTCATCTGGCTTGTTCCATTTACCTGGTATTATGCACAGTCACATAGATGCTGCTCTGATCACAGCATTTgtagagcggtggcagccagacacgtcatcatttcacatgccatttggcgagatgaccattttgatgcatgatgtgtgggagatattgcgcatccccgtagatggtgccatggtgactgctgatgcgactgttgatgagcttaaggagtgcgtgatggatttgtttggggTGACTCGGGTTCAGTTAGATGCCCGTCATTATGCTTCTGGTGGTATACGAGCCGCTTCCGTCATGGAGCACTGTAGAGGTGATCGGATTCCTGAGACCCAGGCTATAGCTTGGACGTGGCTGATgctcggttccaccttgttcgtAGACAAGAGTGGTGACCGCATCCGACCTTCTTGTCTGTTAGAGGTGCAGGACTCGGCGGCTGGAGCCGTTAGACTTTCTTGGGGATCAGCTGCACTAGCCATTTATGTTTGAGAGTTTTCGTTGATCGTAATGTAAAGAGTAAATGTGGATAACTGAAGTAgcaacattttttaattttatagatggagaatatagccgttggaatatagacgttggaatatagccgttggaaCTCCTTTGTCCAAGTAGTTGTGTTACCAAAATGTAGGAACTCCTttgtccaagcaacaacaaacttctccttatacaccaaccacgtctcctcaacatacgagataactcctttgaacctgctcatcttttccttcatcatcataagattggtcccgtactcctcaatggttaatgattctaatattgttttccatttgccattcttgaatttagaggtaaggcctttatctccaatgattctatacacacgatcttccacatccttatttatatgccaagtgcatagcaagtgcgctgcttgtggaaaaacttcttgtatcggctttaataacccaagctccctgtcactaacaacaacggtcgggttaagatcatccccaagcaaaatcttcagcctttgcaaaatccaacgatagctcccttcggtctcgtctttaacaatagcatacgctatcttgaagttattattgcatggcgtcatcccaacaatctcaacaaacggcattttgtacttgtttgttttgtacgttgaatcaatgccgatgtaccagtggtaagtcctgaacatatcaactgactctggatgtgtcatgaacacatgcgttatcacacctgaatcagcctgtgtgtaattgacatatttgttctccacagcaatatggtagaattgactagccaggtctctaccttcaaacgcgtccctcctcattttgtccctgtaattatatatgtgtttaattactgagttgtcctctgggtgtttttctttaactgctgctaaaatagcacaaggctttgcttgagctgaagacatatcacgcacaatttgtttagatgcgatactgagtccgctcatttgccgacttccctctggatacatacgcattgtatggttatgcattccagttaacccagccttagcctttatcccccatcccgaaaggtctgcatgttgataggctttaatctgaaatttatagcggcacgctttagttttacttttcctaattgcaggatcttcatcatttttcacaacacctctatatcgttcaccccgtgaacagcgCAACAACTTCTGTTTTCCCCCATttttgtgcgaagatattacaagctcaaacccattctgaatagctatcttttttgcccaatcaatagcatcctgactggaggggaaaacggtatccgttataaaacgcgaactataatcaatgttatcggggttccaatcttctatcggtacctgaatatacgaaaaatttacattaaaattacaaaaaaaaaatacttcgggGCTATTTCTCCCGTTCGAAATTAATTCGGGGCAATTTCTGCCCATTTTTGCCTGAACGGGCAGGCTACCCGTTCCACCATAGGTGGAAACGGGCAGCGCGTACTGCCCGTTCCATAGGTGAAACGGGtggcgcgtaccacccgttccatgggtggagcgggtggcgcgtaccacccgttccatgggtggagcgggtggcgattaccacccgttccttaggccgaacgggtagttcatccgttcggcctaaggaacgggtggtattcgccacccgcccaggcaaaaatcgaataaaaaaaataaaaaaatgctaaataacgtttttaattctcgtaatattacctcgtgttcgaactcattgtcttcgggaatgttttgatccatttttttcaaatccgggatttgtgctcgggagagaaaactAGAGAGAGTTTTGAAGGTTTTAGGGGGAAAAAAAGTGGCAAGGGTAAAATGGTCAAAACAGTGCGGTGAAACGGAAATTAAGGGCGGTATTTAGCAATACccttattttatttgattagtttttttattagaaCTAGGAGAGGAGAAGAGCAGGGCACACCATCCCAACTAGGTTAGTATCCCTTGCAGTACTGCAAAACTCCAAGCATGCTTTATTAAAGAAGAAACcgaaaaagttaaatacaaAAGGACAGCAGGAAATTAAACAAACCGATAAACAGCATGGTTGTTAATGTTTTCACAAACAAATTCTAAACACACCGGAGGGGCGACTTCCCACCACTAGTTCTCGTGACTTAGTCTTCCTAAGTTAGTCAAGCAGTCTGCCACCTTATTACATGAGCTATGAAATTTtggagtcatggaatggttgatgaaaaacaaagaTACGGTTTTAATGGacaagaaaactaattaattgtattataataaataagaaaatagaactaaataaaaagataacatataaagttaataggaagagaatataatatggttaatttaattgtgacgtttagctaaaattggatatattttgtaaacgttaagcttaaattcgtattattttgtaaacgttaaacctatattggtgctattttgtacgtgagatctaaattgatgctatattgtaaacgttaagcctaaattgatattatattgtaaacgttaagcttatattggtgctattttgaacattgagcctaaattgttacttctccaaaaaccttaggtctattttggtatcttatcccTTTTTTCATATACTCCTttcatttaaaaataatggAGAAATTCATCTTTCAGAAATTATTTacattataattttggattatgtcaaactagtaaagtcagtacttttaatatattttaaggattagaatttataaattagaagttagaatatattttttagggtttatgatttatgaattgcagtctagaatttttaaattatgatgtaaaatcataatatatagagagaataatgacatattaagaattaagtttaatggtatgatttaattgtaattttgtagttaattatgatattcatg of the Euphorbia lathyris chromosome 7, ddEupLath1.1, whole genome shotgun sequence genome contains:
- the LOC136200874 gene encoding uncharacterized protein, whose translation is MESDREKKEREGTLNQPPQMSPMEPVTHGAYGGGMYAYEPHQDRNQPQNQTKKPASETQSADGPVDGPAAEPKHKAPPSTGDRDVDITGQSYIQ
- the LOC136200873 gene encoding protein MAIN-LIKE 1-like, which codes for MARRGGIGKGYMGITDQEGADPRRTSSRPVTASARRDREEQQRFMADARKAHAAQAERAEGRDEAADIDMDGDAFMHRPSADTIPIDRGVVTRGRDGRFSSTAASSSGSSKRSRSVEDDWVVKDPVPGGPFDGAVIPSFLGHIACAIWAGQDRGVLRCHTRSGYCTKLRLWYSGSSRTIQSHIESSGLFHLPGIMHSHIDAALITAFVERWQPDTSSFHMPFGEMTILMHDVWEILRIPVDGAMVTADATVDELKECVMDLFGVTRVQLDARHYASGGIRAASVMEHCRGDRIPETQAIAWTWLMLGSTLFVDKSGDRIRPSCLLEVQDSAAGAVRLSWGSAALAIYV